A window of Spirochaetae bacterium HGW-Spirochaetae-1 genomic DNA:
TGAAGAGATGGTCAATATGATCGTGGCACAGAGGGCTTATGAAGTGAATTCTAAGGCAATCCAGGCTTCCGATTCCATGCTGGGAACGGCCATAGGCCTGAAGCGATAATGAGATTTTTGGGCCGGGGCATTATTGCATTTTTTATGCTGTTCTGCGCTGTTGGCGCTGATGCCGCGGTTAAGATATATCTTTTTTCACGGGCCGATATCATCGGTGAGAAAATAAGCGTGGCGGATATAGGCACTGTGGAGGCCAGGGATGGTCTCAGGCAAAGCATAGAGGCCCTGGAGATCGGACCCTCCTTAATGAAAAATGGATTAATCGGTAAGGATGAAGTAGCCCGCCTGGTCGAGACCATGGTTGGCGAAAAACCCGTGATCTTCGGCAGTGCTGTCAGGGTGTTTCAAAGTCATGACAAGGAACCGTCTGCTGAAACAGAAGAAGAAAGTGAAGAGCTGATTCAGAAAGGAGCACCTGTACGGGTGTTTTATTCATTAAAAGGGATCAGTATAGAGACGGGCGGTATCGCCATGGAAAAGGGAAAGGCCGGAGAGATAATCCAGGTAAAAGTGAAAGGCAGGGCAATGTCGGCCAGGATTATTGACCGATACACGGTCAGGAAAGAACTATGAAAAGCAAAATCATATTCATCATGGCATGCATCATATCCTTTTCAAGCCTCCAGGGGAAAACGATCTGGGTGAATAAAAATAATTTTGCCTCAGCGGGAAATCTAAACGTGGGTGATATCATTGTCGTCAATGTCCTGGATATTTCGGCCATGCAGTTCACTATAAATCTGAAGAACACCGTAACGTCATCGCTTACGTCAAGTCCTGATCTCACCATCACGGGTTTCCTGCCCAAGGTGAACGGCACCAAGGCCATGAAGAGCGATGATACGACACAGTTCGGCGAAAAGGGCAAATTTAATTTTACCATTGCGGCACAGCTTCAGAACAGAACGCCCGACGGTAAATTTACCCTGGGGGGTACGAGGGTGTACGCAATTAATGGAGCTGCCAGCACTGTAACAGTCACGGGCCTCGTTGATCCCGTCCTGGTGAAGGGAAGAAACGTCGATTCCGATAAAGTGGCAAATTTTAGAATAGAGATCCGCAGCACCCGCGAGGGATTGAGGCTCCAGCGCCCTGCTCTGAAAGAAGGAGAGAATGCCCAGGTGTCGCTGACGGAAGCGGAAAAGCAGCGGCTTATAATTGATTATCTTGAAAAAATGATAAACGAGCTGACACGATAAATGAAAAGAAATATCATACATATGCTACTCGCTGTTGCGGTTGTTTTCCCGGTCTCGTCGGCGCTAATGGCTGAGGTGACGGTAAAGCTCCGTGACATCGTGACCATCGATGGGTTGAAGGAAAACCAGATCTATGGCTACGGCCTTGTAGTGGGACTCCCGGGAACCGGTGATTCCAAGACATCCCTGTCGAAATCATCACTGAAAAATTTTCTGAAAGGCCTGGGACTTGAAAGTGATGATACGAAAACCAGGAACGTGGCAGCCGTGCTTCTCACGGCCAAACTTCCTCCCTTTGTGAGAATCGGCGACCGAATCGATATAACCGTGTCATCAATCGGAGACGCCAAATCCCTGGAAGGGGGAATCCTCGTTCAATCATCGCTGCTCGGCGCCGATGGGAACACCTATGCTGCTGCGCAGGGAAGGCTGGAATTCCCGCGGAAGACTGGAAAGGAAAAGGTCGTGAAGACTGTTGCAATACTGACCCGAGGCGCTGTCATCGAGCGGGACCTCTCGCCGGAAATTATCACTGACAATAAAATATTCCTGGTTCTCCACGACTTCGACTATGGTCAGGCAGACCGGATCATAAAGGTTATAAAGAAAAAATATCCGGCATCGGCACCCGAGATGACTGCCGACGGAAAGATCAAACTGCAGATTATCGAGAAGATTCCATTGCCGGAATTCATCGGCACCATCGAGAATATGGAAGTGGCGCCCAGTGACCGGCCCCGTGTCGTGATAAATGAAAAAGACGGGACTATCGTGGCCGGCGGCAATATCAGGATATCCGAGGCATTCGTGAGCCGTGAAGGCCTGGTCGTGGAGATAGAAGATTCCGAAAAAAAAGGAGCGGCGGCAGAAATCAAGGAAGCAACAACGGTGAAGGACCTGGTTGATTCATTGAATGCCATGGGCGCTTCAAACGGCGATATTATAGCGATACTGAAGGCGCTGAAGGACGCCGGTTCTCTTCACGCGGAACTCATAATCAAGTAGGAGCAGAGCAAT
This region includes:
- a CDS encoding flagellar biosynthesis protein FlgI; translated protein: MKRNIIHMLLAVAVVFPVSSALMAEVTVKLRDIVTIDGLKENQIYGYGLVVGLPGTGDSKTSLSKSSLKNFLKGLGLESDDTKTRNVAAVLLTAKLPPFVRIGDRIDITVSSIGDAKSLEGGILVQSSLLGADGNTYAAAQGRLEFPRKTGKEKVVKTVAILTRGAVIERDLSPEIITDNKIFLVLHDFDYGQADRIIKVIKKKYPASAPEMTADGKIKLQIIEKIPLPEFIGTIENMEVAPSDRPRVVINEKDGTIVAGGNIRISEAFVSREGLVVEIEDSEKKGAAAEIKEATTVKDLVDSLNAMGASNGDIIAILKALKDAGSLHAELIIK